In the genome of Pseudomonas putida, one region contains:
- a CDS encoding MFS transporter has product MTENDYTLAWGLYALAALGCLWVGFKLTGWMWRWLREPLRVILAVLLLTPTIVDPVKESFAPAIAITALDVAFKVGNNAWRAVSDLAMYGLIAFVLYGLFVVVRWPLEKRARERRANADAAAKRQAAEDEQVMVDAPVAADRRDRYRDDPLPAAPAGTGRGRVEPRL; this is encoded by the coding sequence ATGACCGAGAACGACTATACGCTCGCCTGGGGCCTGTACGCCCTTGCCGCCCTGGGCTGCCTGTGGGTGGGTTTCAAGCTCACTGGCTGGATGTGGCGCTGGCTGCGCGAACCGCTGCGGGTGATCCTGGCGGTGCTGCTGCTGACGCCCACCATCGTTGATCCGGTCAAGGAAAGCTTCGCGCCGGCCATCGCCATCACGGCCCTGGACGTGGCCTTCAAGGTCGGCAACAACGCCTGGCGCGCCGTCTCGGACCTGGCCATGTATGGTTTGATCGCCTTCGTCCTGTACGGTTTGTTCGTGGTGGTGCGCTGGCCGCTGGAAAAACGCGCCCGCGAGCGTCGGGCCAACGCCGATGCCGCCGCCAAGCGCCAGGCCGCCGAGGATGAGCAGGTGATGGTCGATGCGCCGGTCGCCGCCGACCGTCGCGACCGCTACCGCGACGACCCGCTGCCGGCAGCGCCTGCTGGCACTGGCCGTGGCCGGGTCGAGCCACGTTTGTAG
- a CDS encoding class II glutamine amidotransferase — MCELLGMSANVPTDIVFSFTGLMQRGGRTGPHRDGWGIGFYEGRGLRVFQDPAASSESEVANLVQRYPIKSEVVIGHIRQANVGKVCLSNTHPFVRELWGRNWCFAHNGQLGDFRGRTTFYRPVGDTDSEAAFCDLLNRVREAFPEPVEIEQLLPVLVEACAGYRGLGVFNCLLSDGDWLFCFCSTKLVHITRRAPFGPARLKDFDLNVDFQAETTPNDVVTVIATEALTENETWHRYEPGQWALWRHGECIAHGQS; from the coding sequence ATGTGCGAACTGCTAGGCATGAGTGCCAACGTCCCCACCGACATCGTCTTCAGTTTCACCGGCCTGATGCAACGCGGTGGGCGTACCGGCCCGCACCGCGACGGTTGGGGCATCGGTTTCTACGAAGGGCGTGGCCTGCGGGTGTTCCAGGACCCGGCCGCGAGCAGCGAGTCGGAAGTGGCCAACCTGGTGCAGCGCTATCCCATCAAGAGCGAAGTGGTCATCGGCCACATTCGCCAGGCCAACGTCGGCAAGGTGTGCCTGTCCAACACCCACCCGTTCGTACGTGAGCTGTGGGGGCGCAACTGGTGCTTTGCACACAACGGTCAGTTGGGCGATTTCCGTGGCCGGACCACGTTCTACCGCCCCGTGGGCGACACCGACAGCGAGGCGGCTTTTTGCGATTTGCTCAACCGCGTGCGTGAGGCCTTCCCGGAACCGGTCGAAATCGAACAGCTGCTGCCAGTGCTGGTCGAAGCCTGTGCCGGCTACCGCGGCCTGGGGGTGTTCAACTGCCTGCTGAGCGACGGTGACTGGTTGTTCTGCTTCTGTTCGACCAAGCTTGTGCACATCACTCGGCGTGCGCCGTTCGGGCCGGCGCGGCTTAAGGACTTCGACCTGAACGTCGACTTCCAGGCTGAAACCACCCCCAACGATGTGGTCACGGTGATCGCCACCGAGGCCCTGACCGAAAACGAGACCTGGCACCGCTACGAGCCGGGTCAATGGGCCCTGTGGCGGCATGGCGAGTGCATTGCTCACGGGCAGAGCTAG